The Coffea arabica cultivar ET-39 chromosome 2c, Coffea Arabica ET-39 HiFi, whole genome shotgun sequence genome includes the window TTATTTCTGAAAAAACAATAAGTAATTAAAAGACATTTAAGTGGAATCTATGGTGACAAACATTCAACTCAGAGCATATCCAATTACAGAATAACTTACAATGCATTGTCACCCCCATTGAAGCTGCCATCAGCTATAAAAGCAGCAACTGCAAGTACCAAGGACGTCAAATACGCACTTGCTGTTCGTGCCACTGGGATATCAGACAAAGCCCTCTTATTTGGAAGTAAAGATTCATAGTTATTTACAACACCCAGGCAACCGGTCCAGCTTGAAGGAACAAGAAATGATGGGCTAAGCTTAACACCATATCGTGCTGCTGTTACTCTTGTTGCAATCTGCATGGCTTAGGGAAGAAATGCTTAAATAAAGACGCTTGAATCTGTAATGCTTGAACCAACTTAATTGTCCTTCAAATGTGTCAGCTTTATATATTTAAACTGTCCTTCcaaattgttcattttcttcTACATGACCTTTTCCATAGTAGAGCAATATTGCGCAAGACTCAAATACAGTACAGCATTTGCCAGTTGGGCTTGCCAATCAGCAATAGCATTTCCAAAACATAAAGTTGTCACTAGccccctaattttttttatggaaACTAATTCAAAAGACAGCTGTCACTAGTAAAAATCAGATCCTCCCTCCCCCTAAAATTTCTTTACCTAGTTGTACACAGGATGCTTTAGGGAAACATCACATATAGACTTAAAGGTTACACATATTTTCTCAAGAGTTTCTTAGGACAAAATATAGCCAACTTCCTGCcgcttttatatttttaacacaACATCATCCAACTAAATATGTATCTAGATGGAACTTGGAAGTGACTACTGCAGCGTACTCTTACAACAAATATACCCTTTCCTTGGCTAGAAATCTTTAAAAAGTatctaaacataaaaaaaaaaagggtcttGGAAACCAGTTTGCCCTTTCTCTAATCATTCAAGATATTATGGAAAGGGTGTTAGCATCAGACACTCATTAACTGTAGTTGAGAATGGAAGAGTAAACCATACCTCTGAGACTCCCAAGATGGTTAAGAAACCGCCAAAAAGAGGTACAACGTCTCTAAAATAGTCATCTATAGTTGCATCAGGTTTGAGGAAGAATCCACTTGTCAGTGCTATTGTACCTATTGTCGTAACGAATAAAGCTATTGCACTAAAATAACCCCAAGCGTTGTTAAGATTGGTTGACTCAAACTGCAGATCCATCTCAGCTTTGGGTTGCACCACACAAGCCTTAGAACACAACAGTTAATAGTTGACAATGAGAATAAGAAAAAATATGAAGACATAGGAACAGAAATATTAAAAGGAAATCGTAATAAGTAGCAAGCCATGAGTACAACCAGTTAACCTCTCCAGTACGTCTCACATGGGCAAGCATTTGCACATTGGATGTGTTCAAGGAATAACATAATGATTCGCAATCGCAATCCATGTACTCTAATTGATTTCTCGTATATTATCTTGTCAGCTATTTCTAAGAAGCAAGTTCTAAGTTCTATACTACAAAGTTGCTAAGACTTCAAAGTGAATGCTACATGGTACTTCTAAACAAGTTAATTGTGGTCCAAATGAAGGAATTGCCACATGTGAAATGTTTGATCGCTCAATTATATCAAAATTCTGAACAAAACTCTCAAGAATTATATCGCATGTGAACATCTTGCAGTTAAGTTCCATTACAGTAGATatgtttttatcttttcttcAAGTACCTGCTTTTTTATGTCATTGGTATTCTCCTCCATGAACCAGACCACAACCTCTGTCCCTGCCGCTTCTGATAACTTCTTCTCCAATGTGGGGATTGCTTCTTCAATTGGTTTCCTCAAATTTCCAATAAAAATTCCTCCATCTCCAAATCTCCTAACGTCAGTGGCAAAAAATGTATCAAATCCAAAGCAGCTCTTTAACTGCATGCAATGACAGAAAAATCTCATGAACAACAAAGATCAAACGCGTATAAATAATTTAATACAGGTGAAAGTGCAGTAAATTAAATGGATATCTGAAGGCATATCAGAGAGGAAAATAGTACCTTGTTAAGGTCAAGAGCTTTAAAAGCCTCTTCTGCTTTTTCCAACCTCTCTTTCTCTTTAGACAAATTATCTCGAGCTAATTTGTTAAAGAAGCCCAAGATGGGATTATCACTTGTTTCCCGGTTAAGCTCCTTCAGCTTCCTATCAGTCCTCTTCTTTTCTAGCTTTATAGCAGCCTCGATAGATGGATTCCCCATGAACTTCTTGAagtcctcatcacttttccagTCCAATTCTTGCAGCTTCTCTTTCTCTTCCTTCTCCGCATCGGATTCAGCCTCAGGTTTGGACTCAGTTCCACTTACTCCGCTCTCTCCACTTAACTCACCTTCCAAGCTCAAATCTTTCTTCTGGGGTTCCTCATTTTTAGGCTCTTCTGATACCACAGCTACTGAAGAAggagaagatgatgatgattcaCTTTTTTCCTCAGCTCTGACATAAAAATTGAATCTTTTCGATTTAGACTTggagattaaagaaaaaaaatggtaggATTTCCGAGAAAGGGGAAATTTTGAAAGACAAGAAGTCAGATGAGATGTTGAGGACAGCGGGATTCTGTTCGGAGCCCATGACGATGAGAAGTAAGATAAAGCTGGGAAAGGAGTAGCCATTGCAGGATGGTACTAAAGAAGAGTTTTTGCAgatgaaaaataacatgatcaTAGAACTGCAGATGCAGCTAGTTTTATTTGAATTCATAACATCCATCTAGAAAGTTGGAGAAGCGTTCCAGCCTTCCAGGTGTATCGGGTGGTGAATGTAGTGCCAAAGGACTGGGGAGATGAGCAACCCCACAGGCCAGGATTATGGAAATTTAAAGGCTTAACAATTAACAGGAAATGCCGGTTTTTAGTTTTGTGGTGCATAAGTTTCGGTTCAGTGATGTTTTGAATTCCGGATTTGATTGAGACGTTGAAAGTTGACACTCATGTTCATCCACGATAGCCGTGTCACGCTTCAGGGGAGAAAATACACGAATCCACAAAATGCTGTTAGGTGACACAAAAATGATATACGTCATAAATTGTTAGctctaaaaaaaatattttttttgcagAATCATGTACCCAAACGAAACAGCCTGTAGACTGCTAAGAGCCatttaaattgctattttttaaaatttttgtagaaaagtgtgatatttgtgaagtaaaaaaataattaataaatgtGTTCACGGGTTTTGAATTCCTGATTTGATTGAGACGTTGAAAGTTGACACTCATGTTCATCCACGATAGTCGTGTCACGCTTTAGGGGAGAAAATACACGAATCCACAAAATGCTGTTAGGTGACACAAAAATGATATACGTCATAAATTGTTAGctctaaaaaaataattaacacTCATGAGTTGCTTTAATCAAAATTCAATTCGAACTCTATCAACATCGAACTCAAGTCGAAGTCGAATTCAAACACAAAAAAACTCAATTTGTTATCTCGCGAGTCGCttgagtttatatatatatagagtaaaattacatatatatttttaatattttattatttatttaaaaaaattactattttatttagttgcttaaaataaaataattttctttttaactcAAGTAGGCTCGAATTCAAGATTGACGGCTCAAATTTGAGGTAGAGCTAGAGCTGGAGTTGGAGATTTACATTGAGAGTtcatcgaattcgaattcaaaCTTAATAAAATTGAGTCGAAACTTTACTCGATTAAATGAAACTTGATTCaattcgattcgtttgcaacaATATTACgggaaatgtaaaaaaaaatcgaGAAAAAATTGACAATATTTCttctatattaattatattaagtGATCATCGTTTTTGAATTCAAATAATTAACCTTTTCGACATTGtaatttacttttatatttaaattatagatttttaaatagttaaaataattaaaaaaatatatcaaaaatGGATTTTGCTGTTTCTAATGATTATACATAATTACGGTACTTTTCACAATTAGATTTCGTTGCAAAGTTAATTCTGTATCTACCAAATTACAAATTCATTATGAATGCCGTTAGTGATTGGGTAGCCACCTTACGCCTGCTTATATACACTAGTTATCGAAGCACATTCGATGCGTGTgtaatttgttaaaaaatatttataattgaaAGAATCACACAAATAGTATAAGTGAATGTAACTATTTTATGTAATATGTAATAAAAAATGTATTATACATAAATATGTACAATTgaacgtaaaaaaaaaaaaaactttggcaAGCGAGGACACGAGAATCGAAGAGAAGTACTTTTAGTTGAATAAAATTTGTGTGTCGCTTGATAATGGAGATAAGGATTGATAGATAATATAGACAAGGGTAAATTTGATAACAAAACAAAGTTAACACCAAATTAACACCCAATTTGGTAAGTGAgtttttttgtgtttgtttaaaactttactgtcATTTATTATAGAATTTGAAGAAAAGCATGAAGTGtgtgaaatttttttctttaagaaaaaaatttttccttcttttttctttcttttttttctcctttttcttttcttttctttactcttctttttcctccctctCTATTGATCACTTGTCGATCATTAGCACCGCTGTCACCAGTACCTCCGCCAACGATCAGCGGCAGATTTTTTTTCCTCCATCTTATTTCTCTCAttccctctctcctctctcccaCCATCTCCTCCCCCTCTCTTCTTTGGCCACCCTTCCACCCCCCTCCCTTTCTCCTAGCAAGATCAGAGAcatatattttttattcttattctAAACCATTTTTCTATTATTAATATTCATTTAGAATTCAAACTTGAACCTAAGTCTTGCAGATGTTGAATCGAATccacttttattttttatttctcatATCTTATTctaaaaagggcaaaaaagataaaagaggaGAAGAGGGGTTAGTCATAGATATTTGATTGTATCTTCAATCTTCCTTATCCCTTCCCATGTCAATAGCTAGAATGAAAAAATGGGGAATGTCAACGCAtccgaaaaaaaatgattagtCTCTATCAATAGACCTGCCAAAACCTCGAATCATAGTGCACTTAGTACTAGTGCCACGAATAGATATGTTTAAAAATATTGCATATTTGGTCGTGTTAGGGAAAGGAGAGGAGGATGGTGGCAGGGGAAAGGAGAGGGGAGAAAATAACAGGAAAGAAGTGAggaggggagagagagagagagagagggaggggaAGGTGGAAGAGGTGAAATGGAGAGGGAAAggggaaaggaaggaaaaaaagaaaaaaacctctGTCGGAGGGGGGAGGGTGGAGGCATGCGGAATAAAGGGAAGAAAGGTGATTGGTAAGGAAGGAGGGGAGAGGAAGAGATAAGGAAAGGGAAATGGAGAGGGAGAAGggatagaaagaaagaaagaaaaaaaaaaacctctgtCAGCTCGGAAGAGGTGTTGTCGGGTGTTGATCAGCGACGGAGATGGTGGTGGGTTGAAATGGGGGAgaaaaagggaatttttttgcgtttttgatattttaaagtgcgtattttttaaattttgaggAGTTTTTTAAGGTTATTATATTTAAGTTATTAAAAAACTCGTATAAGAAAAACTAGATAAAAACTACTTTGCCAAATAGGGCATAAGTACAGAGTAGTTGACTACCACTACCAGATAAAATCTGAAAACTCTCATTAGTTGACTACCAGagtagtttgtttggataagaatttatttggatgatttatttgattcagttactgtagtactttttgtgatgtgatgtatgtgagataaaaaggtgattgagaatTGTGTGtactagtgtgaatacccgtgctacgcacggtacttacattattaaaaaaattacaatctatGAAAGAATTTAAGAATAGTAaaatattataatcatggacacatgaaaatatatttaaaaaaatgaaactttgtAACAATAGTTCAATATTGATAAAAACATCTCTATTATTTATAAACGATCACTTTGATGAAGGTTGGAtcctgaaaaaaatagaaatctatATCATAAATTGAGCGACATAAGGGTCCAATTAAATATAATTGAATATTTAATTTGATAAATGAATGAAATACTTACAGACATTTTGCctttgatttgataatcttcTACGAAGGTGTGAACATTCTTCACACCAATCAACTCTGAGTACGAACGCCAGTATTGGGGttttaattaattctgttgGTTTTTGTGGAGTTCGCACTATAAATGAGAATGCACGATTTTTGCACAAATTAATGTGTTGGTAATATTTTAGGTTTGAGACATTATTTAATGGGTGAAATCGATGTGAAATGTGACGCATGATTTCGACCATATGAGTTTTGAGTCActatattttttatgatatgTAAGTAAACATTTAGGAtagtaaaatatatttttattatgtTAATTATTGTCTCAAACAAATTGTCAATTTTGGTAGTAAAAATGACAATATATTTATGTGAACCTTTGATATTAGATAAGCTTGTAGTGATATTATAATATTATGATTGACCACTGCATATGCAATAATAGGTTTTAGTACTATTTGTTAACATGTAACATATTAACCAAGCAATTGGGGAGCTTTCGGTAGTATTTATTAAGGTGTTTATAAGCAATTGGTACTCTTTCCACATTCTTATAAACAATGAAAACaacaataatattataatattcgGAATATTATTAATACTTAGAAGTACAATAAAAATGCCAAATTTTAAAGAATATATAATACCGAAATTTCTAACTTGATTCTTATAAACAAtgaaaacaacaataataatataatattgagaatattattaataattgaaataacaatggaaacaccAATATTTAAAGAATAAGTACCGTAACTTCTAACTTGATTCTTGTAAACAACGGAAACAGCAATAATATTGTAATATTgggaatattattaataattgcaATTATAATGAAAATGGCAATATATCCTTAATACTATCAGAAAATTTATCCTTAATTTGGTAATGTTTCTGATAGTAGTTGGTAATATTTTAGGTTTGAGACATTATTTAGTGGGTGAAATCGATGTGAAATGTGACGCATGATTTCAACCATATGAGTTTTGAATTActatattttttatgatatgTAAGTAAACATTTAGGAtagtaaaatatattttttattatgttaATTATTGTCTCAAACAAATTGTCAATTTTGGTAGTAAAAATGACAATATATTTATGTGAACCTTTGATATTAGATAAGCTTGTAGTGATATTATAATATTATGATTGACCACTGCATATGCAATAATAGGTTTTAGTACTATTTGTTAACATGTAACATATTAACCAAGCAATTGGGGAGCTTTcggtaaaatttattaaagtacTTATAAGCAATTGGTACTCTTTCCATATTCTTATAAACAATGAAAACaacaataatattataatattcgGAATATTATTAATACTTAGAAGTACAATAAAAATGCCAAATTTTAAAGAATACATAATACCGAAATTTCTAACTTGATTCTTATAAACAAtgaaaacaacaataataatataatattgggaatattattaataattgaaataacaatggaaacaccAATATTTAAAGGATAAGTACCGTAACTTCTAACTTGATTCTTATAAACAATGGAAACaacaataatattataatattgggaatattattaataattgcaTCCTTAATACTATCAGAAAATGTATCCCAGGCACAAACGGTAATATTTGTATATATCAGAAAATATATCCTTAATTGCAATTATATTCCCAGCTTTTAAGTTTTTAAGTAATATTGACTCTTTATTGCATGGTGAAGCGTCCTTTCTTGCTCCAGGCACAAACGGGTTACTGCCAATTGGTAGTTCTCTTAATCTGCCAATTGGCTCAAGTATACTTTACTGGCTCAATCCTACTCCCGTTTTCACTCGGCTACACAATAACTGAACAAACACAAATCAGATTACCAACCTTCTGATTAGGAGTCGTCATTGTCCTATTTCTTAAGCTCTCTTGTTATCAAGTATCATATTTAAGAATTACCTGGTCCATGAAATGGATTAGAAAAGCCTAGAGAACCCGAATTAGTCATGTCATACCATAACTGGCTTAGAACGTTCCTAAACCCAACAACTAAGTGTTCCCCCGATCAGTCACGAAAGATTAAAGCATTTTGCAATGAACCCCAACGATTTACAATTTACGTTGGAATTCTTAGGTGCCATTGTCTCATATGTTTTTGCAAgaattaatttttgaatctattcccctttttttttttttgctctttctCTCAATCCTCAAAATTTTTGTCTTGCACGATTCCAACTTTCCATAGCAAAATTACAGCATAATCCCGATTTGAACAGCCCAAGGACACGTAATGCAGTAAGACACAAAagctgccaaaaaaaaaaaatccaaaacacaaaaaacgaACCTACCCGCTAGTAGTAATCTCTTAATGTCAACCTTCAGAACATCTTATTTCAAAGTAACGAAGAAACTCCAAAGATCACAACTCATAATTAATAGTACTATTATTTTTCGTGATCAAAATTAATGGTACTACAACAATATGCTACCATATTAACAATTTGGGGTAAAGCCTACATAAGTCACATCATGAGCACAACTCATGATATGATCAGGTTTTCAGCCATAATGTGGGGCGTAGTATACATCTAATTATAATTTCCTTTATAATGTATTGTATACACACATAAGACATTTAGGTAGACATTTAATGAAAAGATAACGTTTTCCCTAATCAAAGCTATGACCATGTTCCGGGACTAATTTGATTAATTACAAATACAATGAGAACTATATGTCCAAATGCCTAAACTCACATAAAAGCCATAGTACCATACTTTGTTGATTGAGCCAGCAAGGATTAGTACAGAAACAACAATAATATTATAACATTGAGAATATCATTAATAATTGAAAATACAATGAAAATATcaatattaaaagaataaatagTATCGAAACATCTAATTTGATTGGCGCGGCGTTTGAGTCGGTGTAGTCGAGATTTTATCCATCGTAGTTGATGTGAGATTTCTCTTTCGTCGACGCAAAGTTGTTGGAACTGTTCCAATTCTTGTGCGGGACCGTGGTGGCGTCCTTTTCGTTTTGTTAGCAGATGTTTCCTCCTTTGCAATCTTGCGAGTTTGAAATTCAGACGTTGTTGACATGCCTGTAAACGGCCATGTTCCATTGTGAAGTTAATTTGAGAGGTTCGAGAAGGAAGTTGATTGGAAGGGTTTTAGTTGAAGTGGAAAGGTGGGTGTGGAGTGAAATTGTAAGAGCAATTCGCAAAAGTAGTACCAAGTATATTGTTGCTCCGTGGCAGTTGGGAAAAAATCAGGTGCTATCCTCAATTCCGTTGAATTATGGGCTAAGTATCAAGTGTATTGTTGCTCCGTGGCAGTTGGAAAAGACCATGTGCTATCTTCAATTCCATTGAATAAGGGGCTATTCCATTGAATAAGGGGCTATCTTTATTCTAGTCAATGCTCTTCAACTCACTGGAAAAT containing:
- the LOC140035141 gene encoding probable zinc metallopeptidase EGY3, chloroplastic, with product MATPFPALSYFSSSWAPNRIPLSSTSHLTSCLSKFPLSRKSYHFFSLISKSKSKRFNFYVRAEEKSESSSSSPSSVAVVSEEPKNEEPQKKDLSLEGELSGESGVSGTESKPEAESDAEKEEKEKLQELDWKSDEDFKKFMGNPSIEAAIKLEKKRTDRKLKELNRETSDNPILGFFNKLARDNLSKEKERLEKAEEAFKALDLNKLKSCFGFDTFFATDVRRFGDGGIFIGNLRKPIEEAIPTLEKKLSEAAGTEVVVWFMEENTNDIKKQACVVQPKAEMDLQFESTNLNNAWGYFSAIALFVTTIGTIALTSGFFLKPDATIDDYFRDVVPLFGGFLTILGVSEIATRVTAARYGVKLSPSFLVPSSWTGCLGVVNNYESLLPNKRALSDIPVARTASAYLTSLVLAVAAFIADGSFNGGDNALYIRPQFFFNNPLLSFIQYVIGPYTDDLGNVLPYAVEGVGVPCDPLAFAGLLGMVVTSLNLLPCGRLEGGRIAQAMFGRGTANLLSFATSLLLAIGGLSGSVLCLAWGLFATFLRGGDEIPAKDEITPLGDDRFAWGCVLFLICFLTLFPNVGGTFSSSYFGSPYFRGDF